A region of Acetomicrobium sp. S15 = DSM 107314 DNA encodes the following proteins:
- a CDS encoding HDIG domain-containing metalloprotein, translating into MSQKEGELPDPRFKRFAIGILVVVAVLLACGSWRIEVGRRGFVVGRPAPRTYVALRPMTHVDEESTADLRDMVASRVMGVYVRDGLIVVDEKATERLRDEIRRTISPIERHISPGDILVSNGEVITPADADLLARQGYLSSDFPWRRLLLTALVVALWSYWQFHFTAAEGNKLALREESYLLALVIVGWALQFFAGGLKYEATPLGSLPVAGWSFLTLPAGMAYHLVTSAGVMGLLIVMSLESLELMVALLVLAVIGFLGYSLLRWKTDTRFKLWKGLFASGLVGVLMWSLAAWSLQRQIMLKDMLVLAAFGAAFSALGVLLLPVWEELFGILSPIRLMDLSSPAHPLLRRLEVEAPGTYHHSLIVGALAEGAASKLGLNSLLVRVGAYYHDIGKLKRPHFFVENQLQGSNVHDDFSPTLSALSIIAHVREGLEVAREYHLPSRICDFITEHQGTGCLTYFHQKAQSMGENLPKEQFCYPGPLPSSKETALVMLADSTEAAVRALDISGKEVAHLEEVVSRVVENKVRDGQLKRVDFTLRELEIVKEAFVAVLRSMYHTRQVKAIEEEKPLLALASSERAI; encoded by the coding sequence ATGAGCCAAAAAGAGGGAGAGCTGCCCGATCCCCGCTTTAAGCGTTTCGCGATCGGCATTCTCGTAGTGGTGGCCGTGCTGCTTGCCTGTGGCAGTTGGCGCATTGAGGTTGGGCGTAGGGGGTTTGTCGTTGGACGCCCTGCGCCCAGAACTTATGTCGCTCTTCGTCCGATGACACATGTAGATGAGGAATCTACCGCAGACCTTCGAGATATGGTCGCATCGAGGGTTATGGGTGTCTATGTGAGGGATGGGCTTATAGTAGTGGATGAAAAAGCCACCGAGCGCCTGAGAGATGAGATCAGGCGAACGATCTCGCCTATAGAGCGCCACATTTCCCCCGGTGATATCTTGGTCAGCAATGGGGAGGTTATAACGCCAGCCGATGCCGATCTTCTCGCGAGGCAGGGATACCTCTCATCTGATTTCCCCTGGAGGCGTCTCCTGTTGACGGCTTTGGTGGTGGCGCTGTGGAGTTATTGGCAATTTCACTTCACTGCGGCTGAAGGCAACAAGCTTGCTCTCAGGGAGGAAAGCTATCTGCTGGCGCTGGTGATCGTCGGATGGGCGCTACAGTTTTTTGCAGGAGGCCTTAAATACGAGGCGACGCCCCTTGGATCCTTGCCGGTAGCGGGATGGAGTTTTCTCACACTGCCCGCGGGGATGGCGTATCATCTCGTGACCAGTGCGGGCGTGATGGGCCTCTTGATCGTGATGAGCCTGGAGTCCCTGGAATTGATGGTGGCCTTGCTCGTCTTGGCTGTAATCGGCTTCTTGGGTTATTCACTGCTGCGCTGGAAGACCGATACGCGTTTTAAGCTGTGGAAGGGTCTTTTTGCCTCCGGCTTGGTGGGGGTTTTGATGTGGTCCTTGGCGGCTTGGAGCTTACAACGGCAGATCATGCTGAAAGATATGCTGGTTTTGGCCGCGTTTGGCGCCGCTTTTAGCGCCTTGGGCGTTCTCTTGCTTCCGGTCTGGGAAGAGCTCTTCGGAATCTTGTCGCCCATTCGCCTTATGGACCTGTCTTCCCCTGCTCATCCTCTTTTGAGACGCCTCGAGGTGGAGGCACCAGGCACGTATCATCACTCTCTCATAGTGGGGGCTCTCGCCGAAGGCGCTGCCAGCAAATTGGGTTTAAACAGCCTCCTCGTGCGCGTTGGAGCGTATTATCATGATATAGGCAAGCTCAAACGCCCTCATTTCTTCGTGGAGAATCAGCTTCAAGGCTCGAACGTTCATGATGACTTTTCGCCCACGCTTTCCGCCCTTTCGATAATAGCTCACGTCAGAGAGGGGTTAGAGGTGGCCAGGGAGTATCATCTGCCCAGCAGGATCTGCGACTTTATCACGGAACACCAGGGCACCGGTTGCCTGACCTACTTTCATCAGAAGGCCCAATCCATGGGGGAGAACCTTCCCAAGGAGCAGTTCTGCTACCCTGGACCCCTTCCCAGCTCTAAGGAGACCGCCTTGGTGATGCTGGCCGATTCGACAGAGGCGGCAGTGCGGGCGCTCGACATCAGCGGCAAGGAAGTGGCCCATTTAGAAGAAGTCGTCTCTCGGGTTGTGGAGAACAAAGTGCGCGACGGGCAGCTGAAGCGCGTGGATTTTACGTTGAGAGAGCTGGAGATCGTTAAAGAGGCCTTTGTGGCTGTGCTGCGCTCCATGTACCACACGCGCCAGGTCAAGGCCATAGAGGAGGAGAAACCGCTTCTGGCGTTAGCCTCGTCGGAGAGGGCGATTTAA
- the ybeY gene encoding rRNA maturation RNase YbeY — translation MALKVDISGTELVEAAIPLRESWEKDIRELFLQILADEGLDVDKDNFYISVSFVSSGEMRELNRLYRDIDAPTDVLSFPLWEDMELPEGWGEIALGDIVIAPDVVKENASNSELFPDRELFFVLAHGLLHLLGWDHQDEETESTMIERQEQYLERIF, via the coding sequence ATGGCCCTCAAGGTCGATATCTCCGGGACAGAACTGGTTGAGGCTGCCATTCCCCTTCGGGAATCGTGGGAAAAAGATATAAGAGAGCTCTTTTTGCAGATACTGGCCGATGAGGGGTTAGATGTGGATAAGGACAACTTTTACATCTCCGTATCTTTCGTATCAAGCGGAGAAATGCGAGAGCTCAACAGGCTTTACAGAGATATCGATGCCCCCACGGATGTGCTTTCCTTTCCGTTGTGGGAAGATATGGAACTGCCAGAAGGATGGGGCGAAATCGCCTTGGGAGATATAGTTATTGCGCCGGATGTAGTCAAGGAGAACGCCTCGAATTCGGAGCTTTTCCCTGATAGAGAGCTGTTCTTCGTCTTGGCGCACGGGTTGCTTCATCTTTTGGGGTGGGATCACCAGGACGAAGAGACCGAGTCGACGATGATCGAGCGACAGGAACAATACCTTGAGCGCATTTTTTAA
- a CDS encoding hemolysin family protein, which yields MGEDLPESIYLLVFLLCFSAFFSASESAITAVRRSKLLSLTENFPKRKKVLDWLIEDIHRPLTITLISNNLVNIAASSVATSIAVAFFGDKGIFLAIIAMTILIVVFGEILPKSIAIVHADKMVLLASPLLRVLSIPLSPVVWCLVGMVRAIGKAFHIEMSPHRVTITREEIEQMIKAGEASGSLEADEERMIRGVIEFEETRVYEIMVPRTDMVAISSTTPIAQAARTFCECGHSRLPVYETDTDHIVGILHVKDILESLASGRADDPVSYFMREPLFVPDSAKISEVFDTMRTKKVHMAIVVDEYGGTAGLVTLEDLLEEIVGEIQDEYDEESLPVVKESENSYLVEGQLNLDDLSEYLGYPFESEEADSVAGFVLALAGRFLEPGEEVRYGPWTIEVVNVEGYRVKLLRFRREEEREEEPQGS from the coding sequence TTGGGCGAAGACCTTCCTGAAAGTATCTACCTGCTGGTGTTCTTGTTGTGCTTTTCGGCCTTCTTTAGCGCCAGCGAAAGCGCTATAACCGCTGTGAGGCGGAGCAAACTCTTGAGCCTGACAGAAAACTTCCCTAAGCGGAAAAAAGTGTTGGATTGGCTCATAGAAGATATCCATCGACCTCTCACGATCACTTTGATCTCAAACAACCTGGTCAATATAGCGGCCAGCTCTGTCGCGACTTCTATTGCGGTGGCCTTTTTTGGCGACAAAGGGATATTCTTGGCCATAATCGCCATGACCATTCTCATCGTGGTCTTCGGGGAGATTCTGCCAAAGAGCATAGCCATTGTCCATGCTGATAAGATGGTCCTCTTGGCCTCGCCGTTGCTTAGGGTTTTGAGCATACCCCTTTCTCCCGTGGTGTGGTGCCTTGTGGGCATGGTTCGTGCAATAGGCAAGGCCTTCCACATAGAAATGAGTCCCCATCGCGTGACGATCACCCGTGAGGAGATAGAGCAGATGATCAAAGCCGGCGAGGCTTCCGGCAGCCTGGAGGCGGATGAAGAACGGATGATCCGAGGCGTGATCGAATTCGAAGAGACGAGGGTTTACGAGATTATGGTGCCTCGCACGGATATGGTGGCCATCTCTTCGACGACCCCTATAGCGCAAGCGGCGCGCACGTTCTGCGAGTGCGGCCACTCTCGTTTGCCGGTATACGAGACCGACACAGATCACATTGTGGGCATACTTCACGTCAAAGATATCCTGGAATCCTTGGCCTCCGGAAGAGCCGATGATCCGGTTTCGTATTTTATGCGAGAGCCCCTCTTTGTGCCGGATAGTGCGAAGATCTCCGAGGTCTTCGACACGATGCGCACCAAAAAGGTCCACATGGCGATAGTTGTCGATGAGTACGGCGGCACGGCCGGGCTCGTGACGTTGGAAGATCTCCTCGAGGAGATAGTGGGCGAGATCCAAGACGAATACGACGAGGAAAGTTTGCCCGTCGTCAAGGAATCGGAGAACAGCTACCTGGTGGAAGGACAGCTCAACTTGGACGACCTGTCCGAATATTTGGGTTATCCCTTTGAGTCGGAGGAGGCGGACAGCGTTGCCGGCTTTGTCCTGGCCTTAGCGGGGCGCTTCTTGGAGCCTGGCGAAGAGGTGAGATACGGCCCTTGGACCATTGAGGTGGTAAACGTAGAGGGGTATAGAGTTAAACTCCTTAGGTTTCGCAGGGAGGAGGAGAGGGAAGAAGAGCCCCAAGGATCTTAA